A genomic window from Rhodococcus sp. KBS0724 includes:
- a CDS encoding class I adenylate-forming enzyme family protein: MKQFVDSFYDGVAEFPERVFAIDPQGREWTYAEIASVADRVATGIMAAGVAPGSRVAIFSPNHVYGLAVNYGIVRAGCAWVALNYRMGAAAVRETLHDISVAGVFAHTSLEAELDGVDVGPVGVVLLDGSGLAHPGLEDWLPAQPARTFPSSAPEDPAAILLTSGTTGKPKGIVVPHRAFVAMLEDFDEIFDYPEPPRHLVVAPITHAAGIYAAALHRHGGTHILMDQADPGAILDAIERHKITTLFLPPTLIYMMLAHPAARSHDYSTLRTLIYGASPMSADKVREAWDVFGPIMFQGYGQSEALMIASVLSVSDHAQALADPALAHRLASAGRHGPSTAVAIMDESGSLVQTGEKGEIVVRGDIVMSEYLDQPEATAEAKAFGWHHTGDLGYLDEDGFLFVVDRKKDMIITGGLNVFPGEIERILLSHPKVRDVAVVGVPDPKWGEAVHAAVEPKECGSITEADLIEYCRPLLGGVKTPKSVAFVETLPRNATGKILKREVRAPFWEGRDRDI, translated from the coding sequence ATGAAGCAATTTGTCGACAGTTTCTACGACGGCGTCGCCGAATTTCCCGAGCGGGTGTTCGCGATCGACCCGCAGGGGCGTGAATGGACTTACGCCGAAATCGCCTCGGTTGCAGACCGAGTCGCGACCGGAATCATGGCGGCCGGTGTCGCGCCTGGATCCCGTGTTGCGATCTTCAGCCCGAATCACGTGTACGGGCTGGCGGTCAACTACGGCATCGTGCGTGCCGGATGTGCTTGGGTAGCACTGAATTACCGTATGGGAGCCGCAGCAGTTCGCGAGACGCTTCACGACATCTCGGTCGCCGGCGTCTTCGCTCACACGTCACTGGAGGCAGAACTGGACGGCGTCGATGTCGGTCCGGTGGGCGTCGTCTTGCTGGACGGATCCGGGCTAGCGCACCCGGGACTGGAGGACTGGCTACCCGCGCAGCCTGCGCGCACGTTCCCCTCCAGTGCCCCAGAGGATCCCGCAGCGATCTTGCTGACGAGCGGCACGACCGGCAAACCCAAGGGAATTGTCGTTCCGCACCGTGCATTTGTGGCCATGCTCGAAGACTTCGACGAGATCTTCGATTACCCGGAGCCGCCGCGTCACCTCGTCGTCGCGCCGATCACACACGCGGCGGGCATCTACGCGGCCGCACTGCATCGTCATGGCGGAACCCACATTCTGATGGATCAAGCCGATCCCGGCGCCATTCTCGATGCGATCGAGCGGCACAAGATCACGACGCTCTTCCTTCCCCCGACACTCATCTACATGATGCTTGCCCACCCTGCCGCGCGAAGCCACGATTATTCGACGCTCCGCACCCTCATCTACGGTGCCTCGCCGATGTCCGCCGACAAAGTCCGTGAGGCCTGGGATGTATTCGGCCCCATCATGTTCCAGGGCTATGGGCAGAGCGAAGCACTCATGATCGCTTCGGTGCTCTCCGTTTCCGACCACGCACAAGCGCTTGCCGACCCGGCCCTCGCGCATCGGTTGGCGAGCGCAGGCCGACACGGTCCGAGTACTGCCGTCGCGATCATGGACGAGAGCGGTTCGCTGGTGCAGACGGGAGAGAAGGGCGAGATCGTCGTCCGCGGCGACATTGTCATGTCCGAGTATCTCGATCAGCCGGAAGCGACCGCAGAGGCCAAGGCGTTCGGCTGGCATCACACGGGCGATCTCGGGTATCTCGACGAGGACGGCTTCCTGTTCGTGGTCGACCGGAAGAAGGACATGATCATCACGGGCGGACTCAATGTCTTTCCAGGCGAGATCGAGCGAATTCTGTTGAGTCACCCCAAGGTACGTGATGTTGCGGTCGTCGGGGTACCTGACCCGAAATGGGGCGAAGCCGTTCACGCAGCAGTCGAACCGAAAGAATGTGGCTCCATCACCGAAGCTGACCTGATCGAGTACTGCCGTCCGCTGCTCGGCGGGGTCAAGACACCCAAATCCGTTGCCTTCGTGGAGACTTTGCCACGAAACGCGACCGGAAAGATTCTCAAGCGCGAAGTCCGCGCTCCATTCTGGGAAGGGCGAGACCGTGATATCTGA
- a CDS encoding enoyl-CoA hydratase/isomerase family protein: MISEQEPESASREISLTRRGSALWATIERPHAMNSLTLGVLRGIEEAVDAVEESPDLRALVIAGSGRAFSAGADLTGVPDVTSAEGGADDFRNYLTEAGKAFARLASCRRPTIAAVHGYALAGGLELALSCDIIVAAEGAKLGDGHAKYGQFPAGGATARLPLRVGHAFAKYMMFSGAVLDGREAERRGLAEIVTDDGDLAATVDRLVESFSAASPLGLQRMKEQLEPTGVPLEDHIRAELDVAVEYARSADRDEGLAAFLEGRTPAFGNNASVNDAERSPA; this comes from the coding sequence GTGATATCTGAGCAAGAACCCGAAAGCGCTTCGAGAGAAATATCGCTGACTCGACGAGGTTCCGCACTGTGGGCGACCATCGAACGGCCCCACGCGATGAACAGCCTGACACTCGGTGTACTTCGCGGGATCGAGGAAGCCGTCGACGCCGTCGAGGAGTCTCCCGATCTGCGTGCACTCGTGATCGCAGGAAGTGGCCGTGCCTTCAGCGCAGGCGCAGACCTTACGGGAGTGCCCGACGTGACCTCCGCTGAGGGCGGCGCTGACGACTTCCGTAACTACCTGACGGAGGCGGGCAAGGCTTTCGCCCGGTTGGCCTCATGCCGACGACCAACCATCGCCGCCGTGCACGGTTATGCCCTCGCAGGGGGACTCGAACTCGCCCTCTCCTGTGACATCATCGTGGCCGCGGAGGGAGCCAAACTCGGTGACGGACATGCCAAGTACGGCCAGTTTCCGGCAGGCGGTGCTACAGCCCGCCTTCCCCTGCGGGTCGGGCATGCGTTTGCCAAATACATGATGTTCAGTGGGGCGGTGTTAGATGGCCGTGAGGCCGAGCGCCGAGGTCTGGCAGAGATCGTCACCGACGACGGCGACCTCGCTGCCACAGTCGACCGTCTCGTCGAATCCTTCTCCGCCGCGAGTCCGCTCGGACTGCAGCGAATGAAGGAACAACTCGAACCGACAGGCGTTCCGCTCGAAGATCACATCCGGGCCGAACTCGACGTAGCCGTCGAGTACGCCCGCTCGGCTGATCGAGACGAAGGGCTCGCAGCTTTCCTCGAAGGACGAACCCCCGCCTTCGGAAACAACGCATCGGTCAACGATGCCGAGAGGTCGCCCGCATGA
- a CDS encoding thiolase family protein, translating to MEDVVVAGVGMTSFGMFPERTVGDLSRQAVDEALADSGCGVDEIEFVAYSNSTAGAMSGQHSIRGEVALRETGLLGRAIVNVENACASGSTAFRTACLEVASGAREVALAVGAEKMSYPDKAAMLAALNGGTDVGDVGSLVERLDGRTNRSIFMDIYADAARRRMAKYDLGQEDFARIVEKSRRAGSLNRRAQFRKTTSVGEVLAARTVVNPLTLPMCSPIGDGAAAVVVMSAESARRRGIDPVFVRAVEITSGFGDAAGPVAAARAARAAYERAGIEPGDIDVAEVHDATASAELGLYEDLGFCAPGEASMLIRTNATAINGRIAVNSSGGLLSRGHPIGATGCAQIVELVDQLRGRAGDRQREGSRTALAENGGGWLGDDAAVAVVTILST from the coding sequence ATGGAAGACGTTGTCGTCGCGGGAGTAGGGATGACATCCTTCGGAATGTTCCCGGAACGGACTGTGGGAGATCTGAGCCGTCAGGCTGTCGACGAGGCCCTCGCAGACAGTGGATGTGGGGTGGACGAGATCGAGTTCGTTGCCTATTCCAATTCCACGGCGGGCGCTATGAGCGGTCAGCACTCCATTCGGGGTGAGGTTGCACTACGCGAGACCGGGTTGCTCGGACGCGCCATCGTGAATGTCGAGAATGCATGTGCTTCCGGTTCGACCGCATTTCGAACGGCATGCCTCGAAGTTGCCTCCGGTGCCCGCGAAGTGGCGCTGGCTGTCGGGGCGGAAAAGATGTCCTATCCGGACAAAGCAGCGATGCTTGCGGCTTTGAACGGAGGCACGGACGTCGGAGATGTCGGATCGCTTGTCGAACGCTTGGACGGTCGAACGAATCGCAGCATCTTCATGGATATTTATGCTGACGCCGCTCGCCGACGGATGGCGAAGTACGATCTCGGACAAGAAGATTTCGCGCGAATCGTCGAGAAGAGTCGTCGGGCGGGATCACTCAACCGTCGCGCTCAGTTCCGTAAGACCACGAGCGTGGGTGAGGTGCTCGCGGCTCGAACTGTGGTGAACCCGCTGACCCTTCCGATGTGCTCCCCGATCGGAGACGGTGCCGCCGCAGTAGTCGTGATGTCTGCTGAGTCTGCGCGTCGTCGGGGGATCGACCCCGTATTCGTGCGGGCAGTGGAAATCACCTCCGGGTTCGGAGACGCCGCCGGCCCTGTCGCTGCCGCTCGCGCTGCTCGCGCAGCCTATGAGAGAGCCGGAATCGAACCGGGGGACATCGATGTTGCCGAGGTTCACGACGCAACAGCCTCCGCTGAACTCGGACTCTACGAGGACCTTGGATTCTGTGCCCCGGGCGAAGCGTCGATGTTGATTCGAACCAACGCCACCGCGATCAATGGACGAATCGCGGTGAATTCGAGTGGCGGGTTGCTTTCTCGGGGACATCCGATCGGCGCGACCGGGTGCGCGCAGATCGTCGAACTCGTCGATCAACTGCGCGGCCGGGCAGGAGACCGCCAACGGGAGGGCTCACGGACTGCTCTCGCGGAGAACGGTGGTGGCTGGCTCGGTGACGACGCAGCCGTGGCTGTTGTGACCATCCTTTCGACCTGA
- a CDS encoding acyl-CoA dehydrogenase family protein has product MLPPWTTEQEALLSSFVQFCRDRVRPALEGSKEPIGASRERLQPLLRDFLGFGLGNGRVPVPDGGLGLDAVTAGLIFEAGIEHAVDVTTPAFINETVGLVLARHASAPLRERYLAPLMTGDRIGATANTESSGGSDVRRTATRATRTSGGYHLRGTKVWITNGHIADFTIVLARTDDDALDLFVVDKETHGYGVTPLVTNGSVTTAELSFDVEVPTDHRLDTQGKGLGAMLGTFQEARALVALNAVGLGQAAQSAALRYADERELFGDSLAGKQLVQAKLADNHAEIQAARGLAYQALSLADRGQPFALASATAKLFATEMAHRVADRTLQIHGAYGTSPNFSVEKLSRLIAMTRIYEGPSDLQRLIIGKSLTGRTAF; this is encoded by the coding sequence ATGCTCCCCCCTTGGACCACCGAGCAGGAGGCCCTGCTTTCATCGTTCGTCCAGTTCTGTCGAGACCGCGTCCGCCCTGCGCTCGAGGGCTCGAAAGAACCCATCGGCGCAAGCCGCGAGCGGTTGCAGCCGCTACTTCGCGACTTCCTCGGATTCGGACTCGGCAACGGGCGAGTCCCGGTCCCTGACGGGGGACTCGGCTTGGACGCAGTCACGGCGGGGCTCATCTTCGAAGCCGGGATCGAACATGCCGTCGATGTCACGACACCGGCCTTCATCAACGAGACAGTTGGTCTCGTTCTCGCGCGCCACGCGTCAGCTCCTTTACGCGAGCGCTACCTTGCCCCGCTCATGACGGGTGACCGGATCGGCGCCACAGCGAACACCGAATCGTCCGGCGGTTCAGATGTCCGTCGCACGGCAACACGCGCAACGCGAACCAGCGGCGGATACCACCTACGCGGCACGAAGGTCTGGATCACCAACGGCCACATCGCCGACTTCACCATCGTGCTTGCCCGGACCGACGACGATGCCCTGGACCTATTCGTAGTCGACAAGGAAACCCACGGCTACGGCGTGACACCCCTGGTCACCAACGGATCGGTCACCACCGCCGAACTTTCCTTCGATGTCGAAGTGCCCACAGATCATCGTCTCGACACCCAGGGCAAAGGACTGGGTGCGATGCTCGGCACCTTCCAAGAAGCGCGGGCTCTCGTCGCTCTGAACGCCGTCGGTTTGGGACAAGCAGCCCAATCCGCAGCCCTGCGCTACGCCGATGAGCGGGAACTCTTCGGCGATTCTCTCGCCGGCAAGCAACTCGTACAGGCCAAGCTGGCAGACAACCATGCTGAGATCCAGGCCGCCCGCGGGCTCGCATACCAGGCACTCTCTCTCGCGGATCGAGGTCAACCATTTGCACTCGCGTCTGCGACCGCCAAACTGTTTGCCACCGAAATGGCCCATCGCGTCGCCGATCGCACACTCCAGATTCACGGCGCCTACGGCACCTCCCCTAATTTTTCTGTCGAAAAGTTGAGCCGACTCATCGCGATGACCCGCATCTACGAGGGTCCGTCCGACCTCCAACGGCTCATCATCGGCAAGTCCCTCACTGGACGCACCGCTTTCTGA